One part of the Enterococcus sp. DIV1094 genome encodes these proteins:
- a CDS encoding VanZ family protein — MEFLRKQRKNGNFYLVFALVIIAILFYSSSQTYGQQSQLSRIDAWFPNQPFKDALSGIQFTYGESVISIEHSGYSKFIEFFIRKGAHFGTYLLLGGSLYLGVYPKMKIWWLTGVLAWLSATGYAGLDEFHQMLTGDRSPMFQDVMLDSMGALTAVVLCILFTFIKKRK, encoded by the coding sequence ATGGAATTTTTAAGAAAACAGAGAAAAAATGGAAATTTCTATTTAGTGTTTGCTTTAGTGATCATTGCTATTTTATTCTATAGTTCTTCGCAAACCTACGGACAGCAATCACAACTGTCAAGAATCGATGCATGGTTTCCAAACCAACCATTTAAAGACGCATTATCAGGTATACAGTTTACGTATGGAGAGAGTGTGATCAGTATCGAACACTCAGGATACAGTAAATTCATTGAGTTCTTTATAAGAAAAGGTGCCCATTTTGGTACGTATCTTCTATTGGGTGGCAGCTTATATCTAGGCGTCTATCCTAAGATGAAGATTTGGTGGTTGACGGGAGTCCTTGCGTGGTTGTCTGCGACAGGTTATGCGGGATTAGATGAGTTTCATCAAATGTTAACGGGAGATCGTTCACCGATGTTCCAAGATGTCATGCTTGATTCAATGGGTGCGTTGACTGCTGTCGTTTTATGTATCCTATTTACTTTTATCAAGAAGAGAAAATAA